The following are encoded together in the Kluyveromyces lactis mitochondrion, complete genome genome:
- the ATP9 gene encoding ATPase complex subunit 9 translates to MQLVLAAKYIGAGISTIGLLGAGIGIAIVFSALIQGVSRNPSLKDTLFPFAILG, encoded by the coding sequence ATGCAATTAGTATTAGCAGCTAAATATATTGGAGCAGGTATCTCAACAATTGGATTATTAGGAGCAGGTATTGGTATTGCTATCGTATTCTCAGCCTTAATTCAAGGAGTATCAAGAAACCCATCATTAAAAGATACATTATTCCCATTCGCAATTTTAGGATAA